In one Alnus glutinosa chromosome 14, dhAlnGlut1.1, whole genome shotgun sequence genomic region, the following are encoded:
- the LOC133857307 gene encoding NADPH:adrenodoxin oxidoreductase, mitochondrial isoform X1 → MKFNLSTKMAIFQARTYLSRSFSTLSSHPLCVCVVGSGPAGFYTAEKMLKAHQGAQVDIIDRLPTPFGLVRSGVAPDHPETKIVMNQFSRVAQHERCSFFGNVTLGSSISLTELRELYHVVVLSYGAESDRVLGVPGEDLIGVHSAREFVWWYNGHPDCKNLDPDLKNTDTAVILGQGNVALDVARILLRPPTELATTDIASHALAALEESSIRKVYLVGRRGPVQAACTAKELREILGIKDLYIRIQEADLLKAPEDEEELKNNRIQRRVYELLSKAAATAPSYPRSGQRELHFVFFQKPDRFLESDERRGHVSGLHFEKTSLKGVGGGKRIAVGIGQYEDLECGMALKSIGYKSVPVGGLPFDHQKGVVPNIRGRVLCDTSGDPTLLEGLYVCGWLKRGPTGIIATNLYCAEETVLSISEDLDQGVLATKSGLPKPGREGLLHLLDNRNVRVVPFSDWEKIDSTERRLGSLKNKPREKLTTWEELLKVPME, encoded by the exons ATGAAGTTCAATTTGTCAACGAAAATGGCGATTTTCCAAGCAAGGACCTACCTTTCAAGAAGCTTTTCAACTCTTTCTTCCCATCCTTTGTGCGTCTGTGTTGTTGGGAGCGGACCTGCTGGCTTCTACACCGCTGAAAAG ATGTTGAAGGCGCATCAAGGAGCGCAAGTTGATATTATTGATAGATTGCCGACGCCATTTGGACTCGTACGGTCCGGCGTAGCGCCTGATCATCCCGAAACAAAG ATTGTCATGAACCAGTTTTCCCGGGTCGCACAACATGAACGGTGCTCATTTTTTGGAAATGTGACACTTGGATCTTCTATTTCTCTCACAGAGCTTCGTGAGCTGTACCATGTG GTTGTGCTTTCCTATGGTGCTGAAAGTGACAGAGTTCTTGGTGTACCAGGAGAA GATCTGATTGGCGTACACTCGGCTAGAGAATTTGTTTGGTGGTATAATGGGCACCCAGATTGCAAAAACCTAGATCCTGACTTGAAGAACACGGATACGGCAGTCATTCTTGGTCAG GGCAATGTAGCGCTTGATGTAGCACGCATCCTTTTACGACCACCAACAGAATTAGCAACAACTGATATTGCCAGCCATGCTTTGGCTGCTTTAGAGGAGAGCTCTATCAG GAAAGTGTATTTGGTAGGACGACGTGGACCAGTCCAAGCAGCTTGTACTGCTAAAGAGCTACGTGAAATTCTTG GTATTAAAGATCTTTATATTCGTATACAGGAGGCTGATCTTCTTAAAGCGCCAGAAGATGAG GAAGAGCTAAAGAATAATCGAATTCAGAGGAGGGTTTACGAGTTGCTCTCTAAGGCAGCCGCCACTGCACCTTCCTACCCAAGGTCAGGTCAACGTGAACTCCACTTTGTTTTCTTCCAGAAACCAGATAGATTTCTAGAATCAGATGAAAGAAGAGGCCATGTTTCTGGTCTGCATTTTGAGAAGACATCTCTTAAAG gTGTTGGTGGTGGAAAACGAATTGCAGTTGGTATTGGACAATATGAAGACCTTGAATGCGG GATGGCGCTAAAGAGCATTGGTTACAAATCAGTGCCAGTCGGAGGTTTACCCTTCGATCATCAGAAAG GCGTGGTTCCCAACATTAGAGGTCGAGTTCTATGTGATACGTCAGGGGATCCGACTCTGCTCGAGGGTTTGTATGTATGTGGGTGGTTGAAACGAGGACCAACTGGAATAATTGCTACAAATCTCTACTGTGCTGAGGAAACG GTTTTGAGCATATCTGAAGACCTTGATCAAGGAGTTTTGGCAACAAAATCTGGCTTACCCAAGCCAGGCAGAGAGGGTCTTCTCCACTTATTAGATAACCGAAATGTCAGAGTTGTACCATTCAGTGATTGGGAAAAGATAGACTCTACAGAAAGGAGGCTTGGGAGTCTTAAAAACAAACCCAGGGAAAAATTAACCACATGGGAGGAGCTCCTGAAAGTCCCCATGGAATAA
- the LOC133857307 gene encoding NADPH:adrenodoxin oxidoreductase, mitochondrial isoform X2 → MNQFSRVAQHERCSFFGNVTLGSSISLTELRELYHVVVLSYGAESDRVLGVPGEDLIGVHSAREFVWWYNGHPDCKNLDPDLKNTDTAVILGQGNVALDVARILLRPPTELATTDIASHALAALEESSIRKVYLVGRRGPVQAACTAKELREILGIKDLYIRIQEADLLKAPEDEEELKNNRIQRRVYELLSKAAATAPSYPRSGQRELHFVFFQKPDRFLESDERRGHVSGLHFEKTSLKGVGGGKRIAVGIGQYEDLECGMALKSIGYKSVPVGGLPFDHQKGVVPNIRGRVLCDTSGDPTLLEGLYVCGWLKRGPTGIIATNLYCAEETVLSISEDLDQGVLATKSGLPKPGREGLLHLLDNRNVRVVPFSDWEKIDSTERRLGSLKNKPREKLTTWEELLKVPME, encoded by the exons ATGAACCAGTTTTCCCGGGTCGCACAACATGAACGGTGCTCATTTTTTGGAAATGTGACACTTGGATCTTCTATTTCTCTCACAGAGCTTCGTGAGCTGTACCATGTG GTTGTGCTTTCCTATGGTGCTGAAAGTGACAGAGTTCTTGGTGTACCAGGAGAA GATCTGATTGGCGTACACTCGGCTAGAGAATTTGTTTGGTGGTATAATGGGCACCCAGATTGCAAAAACCTAGATCCTGACTTGAAGAACACGGATACGGCAGTCATTCTTGGTCAG GGCAATGTAGCGCTTGATGTAGCACGCATCCTTTTACGACCACCAACAGAATTAGCAACAACTGATATTGCCAGCCATGCTTTGGCTGCTTTAGAGGAGAGCTCTATCAG GAAAGTGTATTTGGTAGGACGACGTGGACCAGTCCAAGCAGCTTGTACTGCTAAAGAGCTACGTGAAATTCTTG GTATTAAAGATCTTTATATTCGTATACAGGAGGCTGATCTTCTTAAAGCGCCAGAAGATGAG GAAGAGCTAAAGAATAATCGAATTCAGAGGAGGGTTTACGAGTTGCTCTCTAAGGCAGCCGCCACTGCACCTTCCTACCCAAGGTCAGGTCAACGTGAACTCCACTTTGTTTTCTTCCAGAAACCAGATAGATTTCTAGAATCAGATGAAAGAAGAGGCCATGTTTCTGGTCTGCATTTTGAGAAGACATCTCTTAAAG gTGTTGGTGGTGGAAAACGAATTGCAGTTGGTATTGGACAATATGAAGACCTTGAATGCGG GATGGCGCTAAAGAGCATTGGTTACAAATCAGTGCCAGTCGGAGGTTTACCCTTCGATCATCAGAAAG GCGTGGTTCCCAACATTAGAGGTCGAGTTCTATGTGATACGTCAGGGGATCCGACTCTGCTCGAGGGTTTGTATGTATGTGGGTGGTTGAAACGAGGACCAACTGGAATAATTGCTACAAATCTCTACTGTGCTGAGGAAACG GTTTTGAGCATATCTGAAGACCTTGATCAAGGAGTTTTGGCAACAAAATCTGGCTTACCCAAGCCAGGCAGAGAGGGTCTTCTCCACTTATTAGATAACCGAAATGTCAGAGTTGTACCATTCAGTGATTGGGAAAAGATAGACTCTACAGAAAGGAGGCTTGGGAGTCTTAAAAACAAACCCAGGGAAAAATTAACCACATGGGAGGAGCTCCTGAAAGTCCCCATGGAATAA